Proteins from a genomic interval of Marinifilum sp. JC120:
- a CDS encoding lipoprotein-releasing ABC transporter permease subunit, with product MKFELFVALRYLFTLRKNNFISVISLFAVCGVALGVAALIVVIGVMNGFSTDLRDKILGVNAHVIVTAYDGTLENYHHMTDRIEKISGVTGVTPFIYSEVMLSSGGGVKGVVLRGVDAETAKGVLSLPGDMVSGNVDCLAKESKLPEIVIGNQLAKRLGLVVGDTVNLLSPSGTRTAAGFTPKVRVFKVGGIFRTGMYEYDSSLAYISNTAAQKLLGFKRDFVSGLEIRLADVYAVDKIGEVLDKELAGYPVQIKNWQEMNANLFAALKLEKTAMFIILAMIVMVGSFSIITTLVMLVMQKTKDIAVLMSMGATSGSIRRIFMLQGTFIGLFGTTIGYLIGIPVALLLKKYQFIKLPSNVYPVDYLPIRMDWLDLTIIGVAAFSLCFLATLYPARQAAALEPAQALRYE from the coding sequence ATGAAGTTTGAACTCTTCGTCGCACTGAGATATCTTTTTACCCTGAGAAAGAATAATTTTATCTCAGTTATATCTCTCTTTGCCGTGTGCGGCGTTGCTTTGGGCGTAGCAGCCCTGATTGTGGTGATAGGGGTTATGAACGGTTTTTCAACCGACTTGCGGGACAAGATTCTCGGAGTTAATGCCCACGTCATTGTGACCGCTTATGACGGCACGCTTGAAAACTACCACCACATGACCGATAGAATAGAAAAGATTTCGGGCGTTACAGGTGTAACGCCCTTTATCTATTCTGAGGTTATGCTTTCCAGTGGCGGTGGAGTTAAAGGTGTTGTTTTGAGAGGAGTGGATGCTGAAACCGCAAAAGGCGTACTCAGTTTACCCGGTGACATGGTTTCAGGAAATGTTGACTGTCTCGCAAAAGAGAGTAAACTACCTGAAATAGTTATAGGAAATCAGCTTGCCAAACGTCTCGGCCTTGTGGTCGGTGATACCGTTAATTTGCTTTCCCCTTCAGGCACACGCACTGCCGCCGGATTTACACCGAAAGTACGGGTGTTTAAGGTTGGTGGGATTTTCCGCACAGGCATGTATGAGTACGATTCCTCACTGGCTTACATAAGCAATACCGCGGCTCAGAAATTACTCGGATTCAAGCGGGATTTTGTGTCCGGACTTGAAATTCGTCTTGCGGACGTATATGCAGTTGATAAGATAGGCGAAGTTCTGGACAAAGAGCTTGCCGGATATCCGGTGCAGATCAAGAACTGGCAGGAAATGAATGCCAATCTGTTTGCAGCTCTCAAGCTAGAAAAAACAGCAATGTTTATCATTCTGGCAATGATTGTCATGGTCGGTTCATTTAGCATCATTACTACCTTGGTCATGCTGGTAATGCAGAAAACCAAGGATATTGCAGTGTTGATGTCTATGGGAGCCACGTCCGGGAGTATCAGAAGAATTTTTATGTTGCAGGGGACTTTTATCGGACTTTTTGGGACAACCATCGGCTACCTTATAGGTATTCCGGTGGCACTTCTGCTTAAGAAGTACCAGTTCATTAAATTACCCAGCAACGTCTATCCGGTGGACTATCTGCCCATCCGGATGGATTGGTTGGATTTGACAATTATCGGTGTTGCGGCGTTTTCGCTTTGTTTTCTGGCTACTTTGTATCCGGCAAGGCAGGCAGCTGCTCTGGAACCGGCGCAGGCTTTAAGGTATGAGTAA